A single Prevotella sp. E15-22 DNA region contains:
- a CDS encoding DUF5723 family protein, producing the protein MKTSFRKYILAAALTASAGTMMAQDLNSAYFTDDFKYRHDMNAAYGNDQGYVAIPILGNFGMRLQGSLGVGDVLFKNPYYGNPKYPNAKKTATFLHPGISADEALKGISKDGNDLILDMDLPIVSVGFKGFGGYNTIELKERTHVGLSVPYSFFDFAKNMANKEYSFDDLGARGWTYAELGFGHSRQIMDNLRVGAKVKLLFGGAYADFSMDGVKANMVGNKWILSGKARGELNMKGGKFKTEEKEYKGKEDTYSQVNGIDTDGAGLSGFGLGLDLGAVYEFKDFALDWLDGTKVSLSLNDLGFISWSNTMVAESAGKDFEFTGFQMKYNDGSFENGGDDIQDDLADFAHLEAKDDEAGKSKALAATVRLGVEYPLPVYDKITFGLLGTHRFDGIYSWSEGRLSANYTPLKWLDGGMNVAFTSYCTTMGWVLNVHPKGFNVFMGMDHMIGKTGASGVPLDSNVSFNFGMNVTF; encoded by the coding sequence ATGAAAACATCTTTTAGAAAATATATACTGGCCGCAGCACTCACGGCATCGGCTGGAACCATGATGGCGCAAGACTTGAACTCGGCCTACTTCACCGACGACTTCAAGTATCGTCACGATATGAACGCTGCCTACGGCAACGACCAGGGCTATGTGGCCATCCCCATCCTGGGTAACTTCGGTATGCGACTGCAGGGCTCTCTGGGCGTGGGCGATGTGCTGTTTAAGAACCCCTACTACGGCAATCCCAAATATCCCAACGCCAAGAAGACGGCCACCTTCCTGCACCCAGGCATCAGCGCCGACGAGGCTCTGAAGGGCATCAGCAAGGATGGCAACGACCTGATTCTGGATATGGACCTGCCCATCGTCTCTGTGGGTTTCAAGGGCTTTGGCGGCTATAACACCATCGAACTCAAGGAGCGCACACACGTTGGCCTCTCAGTGCCCTACTCGTTCTTCGACTTTGCCAAGAACATGGCCAACAAGGAATATTCGTTCGACGACCTCGGCGCTCGTGGATGGACCTATGCTGAACTCGGCTTCGGCCATTCTCGCCAGATCATGGACAACCTGCGCGTTGGTGCCAAGGTAAAACTGCTCTTTGGTGGTGCCTATGCCGACTTCTCAATGGACGGTGTCAAGGCCAACATGGTGGGCAACAAGTGGATCCTCAGTGGTAAGGCTCGTGGCGAGCTGAACATGAAGGGTGGCAAGTTCAAGACCGAGGAGAAGGAATACAAGGGTAAGGAAGACACCTACAGTCAGGTGAACGGCATCGACACTGATGGTGCTGGCCTCAGCGGCTTTGGTCTGGGCTTAGACCTGGGTGCTGTCTACGAGTTTAAGGACTTCGCCCTCGACTGGCTCGACGGCACAAAGGTGAGCCTCTCGCTCAACGACCTGGGCTTCATCAGCTGGAGCAACACCATGGTGGCCGAATCGGCAGGCAAAGACTTCGAGTTCACTGGTTTCCAGATGAAATATAACGACGGCAGCTTCGAGAATGGTGGCGACGATATTCAGGACGACCTGGCCGACTTCGCCCACCTGGAGGCTAAGGACGACGAGGCTGGCAAGAGCAAGGCTCTGGCTGCCACCGTACGTCTGGGCGTAGAGTATCCCCTGCCTGTCTACGACAAGATCACCTTCGGCCTGCTGGGCACCCATCGCTTCGATGGCATCTACAGCTGGAGCGAGGGTCGTCTGAGTGCCAACTACACCCCACTGAAGTGGCTCGATGGAGGCATGAACGTTGCGTTCACCTCTTACTGCACCACCATGGGTTGGGTGCTCAATGTTCATCCCAAGGGCTTCAACGTGTTCATGGGCATGGACCACATGATTGGCAAGACGGGTGCCTCTGGCGTTCCCCTCGACAGCAACGTCAGCTTCAATTTTGGTATGAACGTCACATTCTAA
- the cysS gene encoding cysteine--tRNA ligase → MESKLVIYNTLTRQKERFEPLHAPNVGMYVCGPTVYGDPHLGHARPAITFDLVFRYLKHLGYKVRYVRNITDVGHLEHDADEGEDKIAKKARLEQLEPMEIAQYYTNRYHKYMDALNVLRPSIEPHATGHIIEQQQLVQQILDNGFAYESNGSIYFDIEAYNKKFQYGILSGRSLENIKDASRDNLDGVGEKHNQADFALWKKAQPEHIMRWPSPWSDGFPGWHCECTAMGRKYLGEEFDIHGGGMDLIFPHHECEIAQAQASMGHPAVKYWMHNNMLTINGQKMGKSYNNFITLEQFFTGKHELLEKPYSPMTIRFFVLSAHYRGTVDFSNEALQAAEKGYEKLMNAIADLERVQVSDKCDAETEKVVKALRQKCYDAMNDDLATPLVLSYLFEACTVVNKLIDHKATICADCLKELSETMRLFAFDILGLKEEKSGSNDSREEAFGKVVDMVLELRAKAKANKDWATSDQIRDALAAAGFEVKDTKDGVTWKLNK, encoded by the coding sequence ATGGAATCAAAATTGGTTATTTATAATACACTGACGCGCCAGAAAGAGCGCTTCGAGCCCCTGCATGCACCCAATGTGGGCATGTATGTGTGTGGCCCCACCGTTTATGGCGATCCTCATCTGGGACATGCACGCCCAGCCATCACCTTCGACCTGGTGTTCCGCTATCTGAAGCACCTGGGCTATAAGGTGCGCTATGTGCGCAACATCACCGATGTGGGTCACCTGGAGCACGATGCCGACGAGGGTGAGGACAAGATTGCCAAGAAAGCCCGTCTGGAGCAGTTGGAACCCATGGAGATCGCCCAGTACTACACCAACCGCTATCACAAGTATATGGATGCACTGAACGTGTTGCGCCCCTCTATCGAGCCCCATGCTACCGGTCATATCATCGAGCAGCAGCAGTTGGTGCAGCAGATCCTGGACAACGGCTTTGCCTACGAGAGCAACGGAAGTATCTACTTCGATATTGAGGCCTATAATAAGAAGTTCCAGTATGGCATCCTCAGCGGACGCTCGCTGGAGAACATCAAGGACGCTTCGCGCGACAACCTCGACGGTGTGGGCGAGAAGCACAACCAGGCCGACTTTGCCCTGTGGAAGAAGGCACAGCCAGAGCACATCATGCGCTGGCCCTCGCCTTGGAGCGATGGTTTCCCTGGCTGGCACTGCGAGTGCACGGCTATGGGTCGTAAGTACCTGGGTGAGGAGTTTGATATCCACGGCGGCGGTATGGACCTGATCTTCCCTCACCACGAGTGTGAGATTGCCCAGGCCCAGGCTTCTATGGGTCATCCTGCAGTGAAATACTGGATGCACAACAATATGCTGACCATCAACGGTCAGAAGATGGGTAAGTCGTACAACAACTTTATCACCTTGGAGCAGTTCTTCACAGGTAAGCATGAGTTGCTTGAAAAACCCTATTCGCCCATGACCATCCGCTTCTTCGTGCTGAGTGCCCACTATCGTGGCACAGTAGACTTCTCGAACGAGGCTCTGCAGGCTGCCGAGAAGGGTTACGAGAAGTTGATGAATGCCATTGCCGATCTGGAGCGTGTGCAGGTTTCAGACAAGTGTGATGCTGAGACCGAGAAGGTGGTAAAGGCCCTGCGCCAGAAGTGCTACGATGCTATGAACGACGACCTGGCCACACCACTTGTGCTGAGCTACCTCTTCGAGGCTTGCACCGTGGTCAATAAGCTCATCGACCACAAGGCCACTATCTGTGCCGACTGCCTGAAGGAACTCTCAGAGACCATGCGTCTCTTTGCCTTCGACATCCTTGGCCTGAAGGAAGAGAAGAGTGGTTCTAACGATAGTCGTGAGGAAGCTTTCGGTAAGGTGGTTGACATGGTGCTGGAGCTTCGTGCCAAGGCTAAGGCCAATAAGGACTGGGCCACCAGCGACCAGATTCGCGATGCGTTGGCTGCTGCCGGCTTCGAGGTGAAGGACACCAAGGACGGTGTTACCTGGAAGTTGAATAAATAA
- a CDS encoding C1 family peptidase has translation MKRLLFFILIMSTLCSCTHKPKGFVNDVLLSYTPVKDQDTSQVCWAYAMLSTIETEHIMMGDSVHLSVAFVEKAVEACKEAPASKRGMGITAVNIIQKYGLVPYNSMRTVDIPKPRLAFMYGAEYTLQEFARSVCAPGEYIGLMSDSDLPYGQTAVPQWKDNWEGNALLNLPMDSLLSITERAIRTGHGVCWEGDISEQGFNWEEGYAVTSLWNGRTTDDHCMAIVGLAHDEEGEQYFIMKNSWGTKNPYDGLMYLSYGYFLRKTVAVFLNRQLIYSTSR, from the coding sequence ATGAAAAGACTGTTGTTTTTCATCTTGATAATGAGCACTTTATGTAGTTGCACGCACAAGCCCAAGGGGTTTGTGAACGACGTGCTGCTGTCCTATACACCCGTCAAGGACCAGGACACCTCGCAGGTGTGCTGGGCCTATGCCATGCTGTCCACCATTGAGACAGAGCATATCATGATGGGCGACTCTGTTCACCTCTCTGTGGCATTCGTCGAGAAGGCCGTGGAGGCATGCAAGGAGGCGCCTGCCTCGAAGCGTGGCATGGGCATCACGGCTGTGAACATCATTCAGAAATACGGACTGGTGCCCTATAACTCGATGCGCACGGTGGATATCCCCAAGCCACGCCTGGCGTTTATGTATGGCGCCGAGTACACGCTGCAGGAGTTTGCCAGGAGTGTGTGTGCACCAGGTGAGTATATCGGACTAATGAGTGACAGCGACCTGCCCTATGGTCAGACAGCCGTGCCCCAATGGAAGGACAACTGGGAGGGCAACGCCCTGCTGAACCTGCCCATGGACTCGCTGCTGAGCATCACTGAGCGCGCCATCCGCACTGGTCATGGTGTGTGCTGGGAGGGAGACATCAGCGAACAGGGGTTCAACTGGGAGGAGGGCTATGCCGTCACCTCGCTGTGGAACGGCAGAACCACCGACGACCACTGCATGGCCATCGTGGGACTGGCACACGATGAGGAGGGCGAGCAGTATTTCATCATGAAAAACTCATGGGGCACAAAAAATCCGTATGATGGGTTGATGTACCTCTCATACGGATATTTCTTGCGTAAGACGGTAGCCGTCTTTCTGAATCGCCAACTTATTTATTCAACTTCCAGGTAA
- a CDS encoding peptidase U32 family protein encodes MKMNDFEIMAPVGSRDSLAAALKAGADSVYFGVEQLNMRSHSANHFTIDDLRDIAATCNEAGVKTYLTVNTIIYGEDIETMHQIVDAAVEAKISAVIACDIAVMTYCRKVGMEVHLSTQLNISNVEALKFYAQFADVVVLARELRMDQVAEIYRQIEEQHICGPSGELVRIEMFCHGALCMAVSGKCYMSLDNTGRSANRGACMQICRRSYIVTDRETGTELEIDNKYIMSPKDLKTVRFIDKMMKSGVRVFKIEGRARGPEYVLTVVQCYKEAIQSVLDGTFTEEKKDAWDERLATVFNRGFWDGYYQGQTLGEWNSNYGSNATERKRYIGKGVKYFSKLGVAEFAVEAGTFSVGDKMLITGPTTGALYVSVDEIHDDTSSVQTAQQGTRVSIKVPEKVRPSDKLFKIETVE; translated from the coding sequence ATGAAAATGAATGATTTTGAAATAATGGCCCCTGTGGGCAGTCGCGACTCGCTGGCTGCAGCCCTGAAGGCAGGAGCCGATTCCGTGTATTTTGGCGTGGAGCAGTTGAACATGCGCTCCCATTCTGCCAATCACTTTACGATTGATGACCTGCGCGATATCGCCGCCACCTGTAATGAGGCTGGCGTGAAGACCTATCTCACTGTGAACACCATCATCTATGGTGAGGATATCGAGACCATGCATCAGATTGTGGATGCTGCTGTCGAGGCAAAGATATCGGCCGTCATTGCTTGCGATATTGCCGTGATGACCTACTGTCGCAAGGTGGGTATGGAGGTGCACCTCTCTACCCAGTTGAACATCTCGAATGTTGAGGCCCTGAAGTTCTACGCACAGTTTGCCGATGTGGTGGTGCTGGCCCGTGAACTGCGTATGGACCAGGTGGCCGAGATCTATCGTCAGATTGAGGAACAGCATATCTGTGGCCCCAGTGGTGAGCTGGTGCGCATAGAGATGTTCTGTCATGGTGCGCTGTGCATGGCCGTGAGTGGTAAGTGCTATATGAGTCTTGACAACACAGGCCGTTCGGCCAACCGTGGTGCCTGCATGCAGATCTGCCGCAGAAGCTATATCGTGACCGATCGTGAGACAGGAACGGAGCTCGAGATTGACAATAAGTATATCATGAGTCCGAAGGACTTGAAGACCGTTCGCTTCATCGACAAGATGATGAAGAGTGGCGTGCGCGTCTTTAAGATTGAGGGTCGTGCACGTGGTCCTGAATATGTGCTCACCGTGGTGCAGTGCTATAAGGAAGCCATCCAGAGTGTGCTCGACGGTACCTTTACCGAAGAGAAGAAGGATGCTTGGGACGAGCGCTTGGCAACGGTGTTCAACCGTGGTTTCTGGGATGGCTACTATCAAGGACAGACCTTGGGCGAGTGGAACTCAAACTACGGTTCCAATGCTACGGAGCGCAAGCGCTATATTGGTAAGGGTGTGAAGTACTTCTCGAAACTCGGTGTGGCTGAGTTTGCCGTTGAGGCTGGCACCTTCAGTGTGGGCGATAAGATGCTCATCACAGGTCCCACAACGGGTGCACTCTATGTCAGCGTCGACGAGATTCACGACGATACCAGCAGTGTGCAGACAGCCCAGCAGGGTACACGTGTCAGCATCAAGGTGCCCGAGAAGGTGCGCCCCAGTGATAAGTTGTTTAAGATAGAGACCGTTGAGTAA
- a CDS encoding SufE family protein, protein MTINERQDEIIEEFAGFDDWMDKYQLLIDLGNEQEPLDEKYKIEQNLIDGCQSRVWLQADYADGKIHFSAESDALIVKGIVALLIRVLSDATPQEILGADLYFIEEIGLKEHLSPTRSNGLLAMVKQMRMYALAFQAKG, encoded by the coding sequence ATGACAATTAACGAAAGACAAGACGAGATTATTGAAGAGTTTGCAGGCTTTGACGACTGGATGGATAAGTACCAGTTGCTCATTGACTTGGGCAATGAACAGGAGCCACTTGATGAGAAATATAAAATAGAGCAAAACCTCATTGACGGCTGTCAGAGTAGGGTATGGCTGCAGGCCGACTATGCTGACGGAAAGATTCATTTCAGTGCCGAGAGTGATGCGCTGATTGTGAAAGGCATTGTGGCTTTGCTTATTCGTGTGCTGAGTGATGCGACACCACAGGAGATTCTGGGTGCCGATCTGTATTTCATCGAAGAGATAGGATTGAAGGAACACCTGTCGCCCACACGCAGTAATGGCCTGTTGGCCATGGTCAAGCAGATGCGTATGTATGCGTTGGCTTTCCAGGCAAAGGGGTGA
- a CDS encoding histidine-type phosphatase, which yields MKRLLMIYGMLVLALTVCAQKPQQDIKKNLRLSGGSFLAYPGPKQHKLTSAPENKKPFYISHFGRHGSRYPTKTDDFTYVIETLQNSEDAHALTPLGSDVLQRVKMMEQEAYNRAGELTSLGAQQQQEIAERMTRRFPTVFEGNVTIEAKSTTSIRAILSMTNALLRLQALNPKLKIKLDASQADMDYLRHNDKLLNTKSLSDENVAVYNAFVDKHSPWQRVIGQLYADTAYLNHNVDGFKLNKYLFRLASVVQDMDIRKKITLYDLFTDEEIYENWRKDNAFWYLGFGFAPTNGGKMPFGQRFLLRNIIEKADSCLRLDHPGATLRFGHDTALLPLICLMGINGYDLSTNDLDQMERQGWANYKMIPMAGNLQFVFYRNGIHDKDILVKVLLNENEATLPLKTDIAPYYHWEDFRNYYLQRINAYNEERALEEE from the coding sequence ATGAAAAGGCTTTTAATGATATATGGCATGCTGGTACTGGCGCTCACCGTCTGCGCACAGAAACCCCAGCAGGACATCAAAAAGAACCTCAGACTGTCTGGTGGGTCATTCCTGGCCTATCCTGGTCCCAAGCAGCATAAACTGACGTCAGCGCCAGAGAACAAAAAACCCTTTTATATCAGTCATTTTGGCCGACACGGTTCACGCTACCCAACGAAGACGGACGATTTCACCTATGTCATTGAGACCCTGCAGAATAGTGAGGACGCACATGCCCTCACGCCATTAGGCAGCGATGTCCTTCAGCGCGTTAAGATGATGGAACAGGAAGCCTACAACCGTGCTGGCGAGCTCACCTCCTTAGGCGCCCAGCAACAGCAAGAGATTGCCGAGCGCATGACACGCCGCTTCCCCACCGTGTTCGAGGGAAACGTCACCATCGAGGCCAAGAGCACCACATCCATACGTGCCATCCTGTCGATGACAAACGCCCTGCTTCGCCTGCAGGCCCTGAATCCCAAACTAAAGATCAAACTGGATGCCAGTCAGGCCGACATGGACTATCTACGCCATAACGACAAACTACTCAACACCAAGTCGCTGAGCGACGAAAACGTTGCTGTTTACAACGCCTTCGTCGACAAGCACTCACCATGGCAGCGCGTCATCGGACAGCTCTATGCCGACACGGCCTATCTGAACCACAACGTCGATGGTTTTAAACTGAACAAGTACCTGTTCCGCCTGGCTTCCGTGGTTCAGGACATGGACATCAGAAAGAAAATCACGCTCTACGACCTGTTCACGGATGAGGAGATTTACGAGAACTGGCGTAAGGATAATGCCTTCTGGTATCTGGGCTTTGGCTTTGCTCCCACCAACGGCGGCAAGATGCCGTTTGGACAGCGCTTCCTACTGAGGAACATCATCGAGAAGGCCGACAGCTGCCTCAGGTTAGACCATCCTGGCGCCACCCTGCGCTTTGGCCACGACACGGCATTACTGCCCTTGATATGTCTGATGGGCATCAACGGCTACGACCTGTCTACCAACGATCTCGACCAGATGGAGCGCCAGGGATGGGCCAACTACAAGATGATTCCCATGGCTGGCAACCTGCAGTTTGTGTTCTATCGAAACGGCATCCACGACAAGGATATCCTAGTAAAAGTACTACTCAACGAGAACGAGGCCACGCTGCCCTTGAAGACAGACATAGCCCCGTATTATCATTGGGAGGATTTCCGCAATTACTACCTGCAGCGCATCAACGCCTACAACGAGGAGCGTGCCCTGGAGGAGGAGTAA
- the rpoN gene encoding RNA polymerase factor sigma-54: MPQGQIQEQKLEQKLQQSVSQQQLLQSQLVELPIQQLMERIETEMHDNPALETNTEDPDFPESPDFSDSQDTSDDFDSQREREERSDALDAALENIGRDDEDLPVYHGGMSTADEREDMVLGDTQSFYDQLLEQVGEMELTDRDRYVMEYLIRSLDDDGLLRTPLDTIIEELAIYHSIDISLGDMEQVLRRLQQLDPPGIGGRTLQECLLLQIERKTSSHLTNLMHRVITDYFDAFTKKHWDKIQRALGLTDLQTDELLRELRRLNPKPGAAMGETIGRSMQQITPDFIVDTLDDGTITFTLNSGEVPQLQVSQSFADLLKDYQTNKDGLSRQMKEALLYTKQKVEAAQSFIDAVQMRRRTLTTTMKAIIRLQHRFFEEGDESLLRPMILKDVAEKTGLDLSTISRVSNSKYVQTRWGLFPLKYFFSDGYVTESGEELSTREIKAALREVVEAEDKRKPLSDEALCEALNQKGYPIARRTVAKYREMLGIPIARLRK; the protein is encoded by the coding sequence ATGCCACAAGGTCAGATACAAGAACAGAAGCTTGAGCAGAAGTTGCAGCAGAGTGTCTCGCAGCAGCAACTGTTGCAGTCGCAGCTGGTGGAGTTGCCCATTCAGCAACTGATGGAGCGTATCGAGACCGAGATGCATGATAACCCCGCATTGGAGACGAACACGGAAGACCCCGACTTCCCGGAGTCGCCCGACTTCTCCGATTCCCAGGATACATCCGATGATTTTGACAGTCAGCGTGAGCGTGAGGAACGCAGCGATGCACTGGATGCTGCCCTTGAGAATATAGGGCGCGATGATGAGGACCTGCCCGTTTATCACGGCGGCATGTCGACAGCCGATGAGCGCGAGGACATGGTGCTGGGCGATACACAGTCGTTCTACGACCAACTGCTGGAGCAGGTGGGTGAGATGGAGCTGACCGACCGCGACCGTTATGTGATGGAGTATCTAATCCGTTCGCTCGATGACGATGGACTGCTGCGTACCCCCCTCGACACAATCATCGAGGAGCTGGCCATCTATCACAGCATTGACATCAGTCTGGGCGATATGGAGCAAGTGCTACGTCGCCTGCAACAGTTGGATCCACCTGGTATTGGCGGCCGGACGTTGCAGGAGTGTCTGCTGCTCCAGATTGAACGCAAAACGTCCTCGCACCTGACCAACCTGATGCACCGTGTGATTACCGACTATTTCGATGCTTTCACCAAGAAGCATTGGGACAAGATACAACGTGCCCTGGGACTGACCGACCTACAGACGGATGAGCTCTTGCGTGAGTTGCGACGCCTGAACCCCAAACCAGGTGCTGCCATGGGTGAGACAATAGGTCGCTCGATGCAGCAGATTACGCCCGACTTCATTGTGGACACCCTGGACGATGGCACCATCACCTTTACCCTGAACAGTGGCGAGGTGCCGCAGCTGCAGGTGTCGCAGTCGTTTGCTGATTTGCTGAAAGATTATCAGACCAATAAGGATGGACTCAGCCGACAGATGAAGGAGGCCTTGCTCTACACCAAACAGAAAGTAGAGGCCGCCCAGAGCTTTATTGATGCCGTGCAGATGCGCCGCCGTACGCTGACCACGACGATGAAGGCCATCATCCGTTTGCAGCACCGCTTCTTTGAGGAGGGTGACGAGTCGCTGCTCCGTCCGATGATCCTGAAGGATGTGGCCGAGAAGACAGGACTCGACCTGAGTACCATTTCGCGTGTGTCGAACTCGAAATATGTGCAGACACGCTGGGGACTGTTCCCCCTGAAGTACTTTTTCAGCGACGGCTATGTGACTGAGAGCGGCGAAGAACTGTCAACCCGTGAGATTAAAGCCGCCCTACGCGAGGTCGTAGAGGCAGAAGATAAACGAAAACCCCTGAGCGACGAAGCTCTGTGTGAGGCCCTCAATCAAAAGGGCTATCCCATTGCACGCCGTACGGTGGCAAAATACCGTGAGATGTTAGGCATTCCCATTGCCCGACTGAGGAAATGA
- a CDS encoding phosphatase PAP2 family protein: protein MTREKGFIYAARTVSLIFTPFYLPLMGLIVLFTFSYLSLLPLGYRLLVMAMVYFFTILLPTFLIHIYRRFQGWSLLELGQKRRRMVPYVLSILSYALCLWVLYSLHIYHFVSSIVFGALVVQIVCAVINIWWKISTHTAAIGGVAGALFVFAEIFGFNPVWWFCLVFLVAGLLGSARMYLRQHTLAQVVAGFGIGFVCATLGIIFY from the coding sequence GTGACAAGAGAAAAAGGATTTATTTATGCAGCGCGTACGGTCAGTCTGATTTTTACGCCGTTCTATCTGCCCCTGATGGGACTGATTGTGCTGTTCACGTTCAGCTATCTGAGTCTGTTGCCCCTTGGCTATCGACTGCTGGTCATGGCGATGGTCTATTTCTTCACCATCCTGCTGCCCACGTTCCTCATTCATATCTACCGCCGTTTCCAAGGCTGGTCGCTGTTAGAGTTGGGACAGAAGCGCCGTCGTATGGTGCCTTACGTGCTGAGTATTCTGAGTTATGCCCTTTGCTTATGGGTACTCTACTCGCTGCACATCTATCATTTCGTGTCGAGTATCGTCTTTGGCGCGCTGGTGGTTCAGATTGTGTGTGCGGTCATTAATATCTGGTGGAAGATCTCTACACATACAGCGGCCATCGGTGGTGTGGCAGGCGCTCTGTTCGTCTTTGCCGAGATATTCGGGTTTAACCCCGTGTGGTGGTTCTGCCTGGTGTTTCTGGTGGCCGGCTTGCTGGGCTCTGCCCGTATGTATCTGCGCCAGCATACACTTGCCCAGGTGGTGGCGGGGTTTGGCATTGGCTTTGTGTGTGCCACCCTGGGAATTATTTTTTATTGA
- the purE gene encoding 5-(carboxyamino)imidazole ribonucleotide mutase produces MKPIVSIIMGSTSDLPVMEKACKLLDEMQVPFEVNALSAHRTPDAVEEFARTAKDRGLKVIIAGAGMAAALPGVIAASTTLPVIGVPIKGMLDGLDAMLSIIQMPPGIPVATVGVNGAQNAAILAVEMLALSDEALAQRLSDYKSGLKSKIEKANKDLAEVKYSFKTN; encoded by the coding sequence ATGAAACCTATTGTCAGTATTATCATGGGCAGCACCAGTGACCTGCCCGTTATGGAAAAAGCCTGCAAGTTGCTTGACGAGATGCAGGTACCGTTCGAAGTTAACGCCCTTTCGGCCCACCGCACACCCGATGCTGTGGAGGAGTTTGCCCGTACAGCCAAAGACCGTGGTCTGAAAGTGATTATTGCAGGTGCCGGCATGGCCGCTGCATTGCCTGGCGTTATTGCCGCCTCGACAACACTGCCTGTTATTGGTGTGCCCATCAAGGGTATGCTCGATGGTCTTGACGCCATGCTCTCTATCATCCAGATGCCCCCAGGCATCCCTGTGGCTACTGTAGGTGTGAATGGTGCACAGAACGCTGCCATCCTCGCAGTCGAGATGCTGGCACTGAGTGATGAGGCTCTGGCACAGCGCCTCAGCGACTATAAGAGTGGTCTGAAGTCGAAGATTGAGAAGGCCAATAAGGACTTGGCAGAAGTAAAGTATAGCTTCAAAACCAATTAA
- the ispG gene encoding (E)-4-hydroxy-3-methylbut-2-enyl-diphosphate synthase, whose protein sequence is MRRKTITAHVGNIAIGGDNPIRIQSMATTDTNDTEGSVAQAKRIIDAGGELVRFTTQGIREAENMKNISARLKADGYNTPLVADVHFTAHTADVAAQYCEKVRINPGNYVDPGRTFKHLEYTDEEYAAELEKIEKKLVPFINICKEHHTAVRIGVNHGSLSDRIMSRYGDTPEGIVESCMEFLRIFRREQFNDVVISIKASNTVVMVTTVRLLVKTMDKEGMHYPLHLGVTEAGEGEDGRIKSALGIGALLTEGIGDTIRVSLSEEPECEIPVARKLVDLIPECTRLRAEAEAGIKDDTITLSIDAPDWETFQLKASMAVGALLIDRKATNLVINDLQGLKDSKTLNDLADAILQAARIKFTKTEYISCPGCGRTLYNLQETIAKIKAATKDLVGLKIGIMGCIVNGPGEMADADYGYVGAGRGKISLYRAKECVEKNIPEEEAVDHLLALIKKDRG, encoded by the coding sequence ATGAGAAGAAAAACAATAACAGCCCATGTGGGCAACATTGCCATTGGTGGCGATAACCCCATCCGTATCCAATCGATGGCTACCACCGATACCAACGACACCGAGGGTTCGGTGGCTCAGGCCAAGCGCATCATCGATGCCGGTGGTGAGCTGGTTCGCTTTACCACCCAGGGTATTCGCGAGGCAGAGAACATGAAGAACATTTCGGCTCGACTGAAGGCTGATGGCTATAACACACCGTTGGTGGCTGATGTGCACTTCACAGCCCATACGGCCGACGTGGCAGCACAATACTGTGAGAAGGTGCGTATCAACCCAGGTAACTATGTGGATCCGGGCCGCACCTTTAAGCATTTGGAGTATACCGACGAGGAATATGCTGCCGAGTTGGAGAAGATAGAGAAGAAACTTGTACCCTTTATCAATATCTGTAAGGAGCACCATACGGCTGTGCGCATTGGTGTGAACCACGGCTCTTTGTCCGACCGTATCATGAGTCGCTATGGCGACACGCCCGAGGGTATCGTAGAGAGTTGCATGGAGTTCTTGCGCATTTTCCGTCGCGAGCAGTTCAATGATGTAGTTATCAGCATTAAAGCTTCGAATACTGTGGTGATGGTGACCACCGTGCGCCTGCTGGTGAAGACCATGGACAAGGAGGGTATGCACTATCCCTTGCACCTGGGTGTCACCGAGGCCGGTGAAGGTGAGGACGGACGAATCAAGTCGGCCCTGGGTATTGGTGCCTTGCTGACCGAGGGCATTGGCGACACCATCCGCGTGTCGCTCTCTGAGGAACCGGAGTGTGAGATTCCCGTGGCTCGCAAGTTGGTGGACCTTATTCCAGAATGTACCCGTCTGCGTGCTGAGGCTGAGGCCGGCATCAAGGACGATACTATTACGCTGAGTATTGACGCCCCCGACTGGGAGACCTTCCAACTCAAAGCCTCAATGGCTGTGGGAGCCCTGCTCATCGACAGAAAGGCTACCAATCTCGTGATTAACGATCTTCAAGGCCTTAAGGACTCTAAGACTCTTAACGACCTTGCCGATGCTATTCTCCAGGCTGCGCGCATCAAGTTTACCAAGACCGAGTATATCTCGTGCCCTGGTTGCGGACGCACACTCTATAACCTTCAGGAGACCATCGCCAAGATCAAGGCTGCCACGAAGGATCTTGTGGGACTGAAGATAGGTATCATGGGCTGTATTGTGAACGGTCCTGGCGAGATGGCTGATGCCGACTATGGCTACGTGGGTGCTGGTCGTGGAAAGATCAGTCTGTATCGTGCCAAGGAATGCGTCGAGAAGAACATCCCAGAGGAAGAGGCCGTTGACCACTTGCTGGCCCTCATCAAGAAGGATAGGGGATAG